The genomic stretch CGCACACAGTCGTTCAGACCGATGCCGTAATAGGCATTGGAATTCAGATAGAATCCCGGATACGCGCGGAGCTGCCCGAACAGGGCGTCCACGTTGGCGAGGTGGCCGACCGGGTAGTTGGGGATGCCTCGTTCCCAGCGCCTGACGAAGGTGACATCCGGTGTGTCGTCGACCCCCATGGTCTCCCGGACCCCAAGAACCGCGGTATCGACGAGCCGGTCGTCTTCCTGCAACGCCAGATCGGGTTGTCGTTGCCCCCCGATCATGACCCGTATCGCCTTGGCACCATCGGGCGCGCGGTCAGGGAAGATCGAACTGTCCCACAGCACACCAAGAACCGGCTTGCGGGCCGAGGCGGTGGTCAGCAGTCCGAATCCGA from Gammaproteobacteria bacterium encodes the following:
- the hemG gene encoding protoporphyrinogen oxidase, whose translation is LGSALDADVRTGIEVEGVSHERGRYTLHTDDGSLEADRLVLATPAYVAADLIRDMDAGAAGRLEQIDYSPISVVGFGYHRLEHPLIGFGLLTTASARKPVLGVLWDSSIFPDRAPDGAKAIRVMIGGQRQPDLALQEDDRLVDTAVLGVRETMGVDDTPDVTFVRRWERGIPNYPVGHLANVDALFGQLRAYPGFYLNSNAYYGIGLNDCVRNSRNVARRVVEEA